ACCTTGAACCACACAACGTAGTGGTTGTTTCAGGAATAGGAAACTCTGGAAAAACGCCGCACTTTGTTAAAGCTAACGGTGTGCACACGCTTCACGGCAGGCTTTTGCCTTTCGCCATGGGCATCAAAGTGGCTAATCCGAACTTGGAAGTTATCGGTGTGGGCGGTGACGGCGACGGTCTTGGAATTGGGGCTGGGCACTTTGTGAGTGCAGGACGAAGAAACATTGACATGACCTACATAATCTATAACAATGGGGTTTATGGCTTAACGAAAGGCCAAGCTTCCCCGACGCTTAAGCTTGGGATGAAGACAAAGTCGCTTCCAAAACCAAACATCAACCAAGGCTTAAACGCAATTTCGCTTGCAATCACTGCAGGCTACACTTTCGTTGCGCGCTCGTACGCTTTTGATGTCATGCACCTGAAAGATACGATAAAACAAGCCATACAGCATAAAGGTTTAGCGTTCATCGACTGCTTGCAACCCTGCCCCGTCTACAACGACATTAACACGAAAGCTTGGTATGCTGGCGAAGACCGCCCAGACCCAACCACAAGCAAGCCACAGTCAAGACTATATAAGTTACAAGAAGCAGGCTTTGACCCACTCGTCAAAGATGAAAGTGAAGTTTTCAAGAAGAAAGTTGCAGGTATGGAAAAGGCTCAGGAATGGGGCGACAAAATCCCAATCGGCGTCTTCTACCAAAACCCGCTCGAACCCACCTTCCAAGACCGCTTCACTCAGCGCATACCTTTCTATGTGGAGAATCCGCCTGCTAAGCAACAGCTCAAAGACGAGAACGGCACATCAACGGTTGATTTAAGCGAGTTTATGGATGACCTAAAAACAAGCTAAAATTTGAAAAAAGTAATTGTGAAGAAGCCTTCTCCTTTCTTCTCACAAGTACTATTATGTTAATTCAGCTTATAAATCACTATTTCCACTATCGATATATCACGAAAAAAAGCTCTCTTCACAGCTTCTCTGCTTCCTCATCACAATAGCAGTCTTCAGTAAAACGCGGAGTGCAAATACAATAAAACACCAAGTCTGTCCTGCCCGTGTTAGTTATCTTTTGAGAAGTGCCTGCAGGAATAACAATAACATCGCCAGCCTCAACATCGGCTGATGGCAAGTTCCCAACGATCACTTTGCCCTTTCCGCTAGTAACAAGATAGATTTCGTCAACATCTCTTAGATGGTGCGCTACGGTTGTGACACCTGCCTTGACTCTTGCTCGTGCAACTGACACTTTTTTGGTGCTGTAGTTTTCAGCTATGAAACAGCGTTCGGGCGTGAAGTGCTCATTTAAGGACTTGGCTTTTACAATTTTCGGCTCCATTTTCTTCACTTTGGTGCTTGGTGCGTGATATTAGAAGGTAACTAAGGATGTATGCTCAATTTTAATTATATCGTTTACGCAAACTTTAACATGAGTGGTATTTGCGTTAAATTGGTTTCTTTTTACGAAACAAGCGCTGTTTTGCATTTTTTTATTTTTGTTTTTTTGTTTATTTTTCATGGTGTTGGTTTTAAGTTAATGGGTTATATTGCAGGTTTGATGTGAAAATAGCTTATATAGTACACTAACTGTAGTGTTTGGATTAAGCTTGTTGACACTACAGTTATATCGCGGCATGAGTATGTATAAAGTATGAGATGTCCCTACTGCAACTCGGAAAATTCCAAAACATTAGAAACACGCGAGTCTCCAGAGAACACCACACGCCGACGAAAAGAATGCATCAACTGCGGCAAACGCTACACAACCTACGAATATCTAGAAACAGTTGAACTCATGGTTAGAAAGAAAGACGGCGAACTAGAACGCTTTGATGTTAACAAGATAATCCGCGGCTTGCAGAAAGCATGCGAGAAACGTCCAGTAACTATGAGCCAAATCAACGAATTAGCAGAACAAGTACGCCAAGACCTCATGCTCAAAGGCACCGAGGAAATCGCATCCAGAGAGATCGGCGATTTAATAATGCAACACCTAAAGAAAGTTGACCGCATCGCGTACATTCGGTTTGCTTCAGTTTACAAGCAGTTTGAAGAGCCTGAAGATTTCAGGCGAGTAATTTCGGAAGTGAAAAAATCATGAAGTTTGTATTAAAACGTGACTCTAAATTAGAACCCTTCGATCAAGAAAGAATAACAACCGCAATCTGGAAAGCCGCAAAAGCAGTGGGCGGAAAAGATAAGGAACAAGCCAAACGCATCAGCGATGAAGTCGTCGCTGAGTTACAGAGGTTATATGGCGACGATGGCGTGCCCACGGTTGAGGAAATCCAAGACATAGTAGAAAAACGCTTAATCGAAAACGGTCATGCCCAAACTGCTAAAGCATACATCCTCTACCGTAAACAGCACAATGACATGCGCGAGTTAGCTGCGCTGTTGAGTTCTTCAGACATGGTAGACCAGTACCTTGAGGTTGAGGACTGGAGAGTAAAAGAAAATAGTAACATGAGTTACTCATTGCAAGGCTTAAACAATTACCTCTCATCCACAGTTATAGCGAAATACTGGATATCACGGATTTACCCACAAAACATTGCTGAAGCACACTTCTCAGGCGACATGCACATCCACGATTTAGGCGTGCTCGGACCTTACTGTGTCGGCTGGGACGTCAGTGACCTGTTGCTTTCAGGATTCGGCGGTGTAGCTGGCAAAATTGAGAGCAAGCCAGCAAAACATTTCCGCACAGCACTTGGGCAAGTGGTAAACTTCTTCTACACTCTGCAAGGTGAGGCAGCTGGCGCTCAAGCGTTCAGCAATTTTGACACTTATCTAGCACCGTTCATACGCTACGACAACTTGTCACAGAAAGATGTCGAACAGGCGCTACAGGAATTCTTTTTCAACATGAACGTACCCACTCGTGTAGGCTTCCAAACACCCTTCACAAATCTTACCCTTGACTTAACCGTGCCAGAATTCATGAAAGACGAAGCTGTACTATACAACGGCAAAGTCACAGGAGACACCTACGGCAGCATGACTAAGGAGATGGAGATGTTCAACTTGGCCTTCGCTGAAGTCATGCAACAAGGCGACTCAAAGGGCAGAGTCTTCACTTTCCCAATACCCACATACAACATAACCAAAGACTTCAACTGGGATTCCCCTGTTTCGCAAGCAATATTCGAAGTTACCGCAAAGTATGGTGTACCATACTTCTCAAACTTTGTCAACAGCGACATGAAACCCGAAGATGTACGCAGTATGTGTTGCCGTCTCCGAATAGACAACCGTGAACTACGCAAACGCGGAGGCGGTTTCTTCGGTGCCAACCCACTGACAGGCAGCATAGGCGTGGTAACACTCAACATTCCAAGAATCGGCTACTTATCCAAGAACGAGGATGAATTCTTTGAACGCTTAGGCACGTTAATGGATATTGCAAAATCCAGCTTAGAGATCAAGCGCAAAGTGCTCGAAACATTCACTGAAAACGGCCTATACCCGTATTCCAGACGTTACCTACGGCACGTTAAAGAAGGTTATGGCAAGTATTGGAAGAACCACTTCTCAACCATAGGCATAGTCGGAGTTAACGAAGCCATCTTAAACCTTCTTGGCCAAAACATCGCGTCACGTGACGGTCAAGCTTTCGCAGTCAAAATCCTAACTTTCATGCGTAACCGCCTAGCCGATTATCAAGAGGAGACAGGTAGCATCTACAACCTTGAAGCCACTCCAGCCGAAGGCACATCTTACCGTCTTGCGCGCATAGATAAAAAACGCTACAGAGATATCATATTCGCCAACCAAAAACGCGTTGTTTCCGAGCACGCTGAACCATTCTACACTAACTCTTCACAGTTGCCGGTGGATTTTGCAGGTGATTTATTCGAAGCGTTAGAGCATCAGGAAACCTTGCAGTCACTCTACACTGGAGGCACAGTGTTTCATATTTTCCTAGGCGAACGCTTACACTCTTGGAAATCCGCTGCTGAACTGATAAAGAAAGTTTCCTGGAACTCGCGCTTGCCCTACTTTACTTTGACGCCGACTTTCAGTATTTGCCCAAATCATGGCTACACTAGCGGTGAACACAAAACTTGCCCAGTTTGCGGAGCCAACTGTGAAGTCTACTCTCGCGTAGTCGGTTATCTGCGTCCCGTGGACCAATGGAATGATGGAAAGCAAGCAGAGTTTGCCATGCGTAAAACCTTTGACAAATCAGCCGTAGTCGCCTCAGCCCCCATTATAGTTTAGGGTGAAAACGAAAAGATGAAGTTTAGTGGACTACAAAAAACAAGTCTCGTGGATTACCCCGATAAAGTAGCCTCCGTGCTATTCACGCCAGGCTGTAACCTGCGTTGCCCATTCTGCCACAACTGGCGCATCGCAGTTGACCCCCAACCCCCATTTCTCCAAGAAGCTGCCGCATTGAAAATTCTTGAGGAACGCAAAAAATACGTTGATGCCGTGGTTGTAACAGGCGGCGAACCATGCATGCACAAAGAACTGCCCAAATTCTTAGCAAAGCTCAAGGAACGAGGTTTCATGGTCAAGTTGGACACAAACGGCTTCTTCCCCGACATACTCGAAGAATGCCTAGCAAACGTGGATTACGTGGCAATGGACGTTAAGACCTGCCGAGAAAAATACAAGCTCTTAGGAGCAAGTGACACAACGGGGCTTATGCGCTCTATGGAAATTTTGAAAATGGGAAAAGTGCCTTACGAATTCCGCACAACTGTCGTTCCAACCCTTGTTACTGCACAAGACGCTAACTCCATAGGCGAAATGGTGAAAGGCTCAAAAATACATGCACTTCAACAATTCGTTCCCCAAGACACACTCGACAAAGGGTTTGAAACACTCAAGCCCTACGCGCCAGAAACAATCACCCAATTCGCACAAATAATAGGCAAATACACAGAACACACCATCCTAAGAATCTAACCCTTCTTCATCAGCACTCGCAACCTACCCCTATAGGGATAGGGGTCTGCGGCAAAGCAAGCAAACCTTGCGTACAATCACATAGCTGCAACTGCTCGCAACAACCCCAACAACCAACAAGCAACCAAAACAAACAAGACAAACAATCAGTGCCTAAACTTAAGGTAGTAAACCGCTCCACCAGCCGCCAACGCACCAACCAACCCAATAATAATATAGAGTTGATACTTCACGTAAATCGGCGGCTCCTCCACCATCACCAGTAATTGTTCACTATCAGACCCCCAAAACGTTTGGGTCTCAACAAAACTTGCGACAACACTCCAAGGACCTGCAGAATCAGGACAAAAACTCCCCGTAAACGTCCCGTTCCGACTAACAGGACAATCTACTTTTTGAGTACTATTACTGGCAAAAAACTGTATTGCAACTGATGACTTGTTATCGTTAGGCAATAGAGTTCCTGCAACCGTTATGTTTTCTCCCAAAAATATCTTCTCTTTCTCTAAAGCAATTTTCAAAATAGGCTGTTCCTTCACGGAATACTTACCTGATGCTGTAAGATTATTCATCAACACGTCATTTGCAACTATCTGATACTGCACCAGCGTACCCGCAAGTTGACCTGGAATCGTGGCGTTACAAGTTTGATTGCTGATTGTCATTTCAAGGACATCAGTTTTGTTCGACTTGTTTGTGGTGTACGATAGTTGCGCTTTCTCTAATGAAACGTTAGCGCCATAAACGTAGGCAATATTGGTTGGTTTACCAGTGGTGACTCTAGACTGAAAACCAAGCGGTGACAAGGTTGCGTCATCAAAACTGGTTTTAAACATAAACTCTACTTCACCTGCACCTTCTTCCCCGATAAGCACCAACTGATAGAGCTTTGCCCCAGCGACATTAGACGTATAATTTAGAAACATTGACTGCCCCATGTATTCACAGCTGGCATAGACGACGCCACGGTAGCCTTCAGTCTCAAAGTTATAGCCGCCCATGCGACCGCTAACGTTTCCATATAATCCTGGCTCCCACGGCAACGGATAGGAGTTCACGCGTAACGATTTAGCGTCATTCATCAGGTAGAGCCTAGCCTCATACATATCTAATGTTTGGGGAACCTTGATGTATACTTCTACTTTTGAACTGTTAGTTAGAAACTCGTAAGCCCAAGCAGTACGAAGTCTAGGTAAACTATTGGAATCCTTGCCTTCAATAGACGTAGTGAACCACTGGTTGCACTCCAAGTTTTCAATTATCATAAAAGTGGCTTGCTGAGAACCTTGACTTTCCCGTGGATCATTTTTTATAACAAACGAGTAGTTGCCCGACTGCTTAGGTATGAAAAATAAATCATCGTTTGCTGTACGTAAATGCTCTGGAAAGCCTGCCGCTTCGGTGTGAGAGCTCTCTAACGTTCCCTGCGGATTAAAAACGTAGATATCATAATCCGTTTTCGCCGTCGCAGAGGTATCTACCCATGCTCCATAACAGTAAATATGGTAAGTGTGCCCTTCCTGCAAGGGACAAGTGACTGTTAGATTTTGACCGATTGGTATCGAGTTTTCATTTATTAGCACTGGAAAAATTGGTTTATCAACCATTACATACTTTGCCAAGGTTTCAGGATCAACATAGGTATGTACATGATTAATGTATTCTGAAGTATTGGTTAATTGTAGGCTATAACCTTGCGCCAAAAAGAGGGGGCTAATGACGACTACTAAAAGTATTATTGATAGTTTTTTAGGGGGGAGATTCTTCTTTTTTAGGCGCAAGGCTACCAGCCTACAATCACTCTGTATAGTGCGCCATGGTTAACAATAATAGTTATGAAGAGTAAATCTTTATTTTCTAAACTGATTCAAAATAAATGGTTCTTGTTTTTTGAGTTTATTATAACTTGAAAATTGGTTTTAGTCGCGCTTCATAGAATCATGGTTCTTACAATACAGTTACAGGCATGTTTAACTTTAGTGGTTTATTGTTGATTCAGATTTTTGAGCTTACTTTATTGTAAATAGTTAAAAGAAGTATATCGTGTATTAAATCTCGCTACAGAAGACATTTATAAGTAAAACACCAATGGCTATTTCAAAGATGAGGTCACATGACAAACAAAAAACCTCAAACTAAAAAAAGAGCCTTAAAAAGGGGAGGTGAACGGAAACAATGAACTATAATTCTTACCGCAGATTGATGAAAAACAAGTATGCCCTCAGCACAGTCGTAACCACTCTCATCATCCTCGTCATCTCAGTTTTGCTGGCTAGCGTAGTCACATACTTCGCAATAAACGTCGTCAGCACTCGTGTCCAAGAAGAAAGTCTGCACTTAACAAAGCAACACATATGGCACAACCCTACAGCAACTGCAGGATCTGCAGATTACACTATAGGATCAC
This genomic stretch from Candidatus Bathyarchaeota archaeon harbors:
- the nrdR gene encoding transcriptional regulator NrdR; protein product: MRCPYCNSENSKTLETRESPENTTRRRKECINCGKRYTTYEYLETVELMVRKKDGELERFDVNKIIRGLQKACEKRPVTMSQINELAEQVRQDLMLKGTEEIASREIGDLIMQHLKKVDRIAYIRFASVYKQFEEPEDFRRVISEVKKS
- a CDS encoding ribonucleoside triphosphate reductase, with translation MKFVLKRDSKLEPFDQERITTAIWKAAKAVGGKDKEQAKRISDEVVAELQRLYGDDGVPTVEEIQDIVEKRLIENGHAQTAKAYILYRKQHNDMRELAALLSSSDMVDQYLEVEDWRVKENSNMSYSLQGLNNYLSSTVIAKYWISRIYPQNIAEAHFSGDMHIHDLGVLGPYCVGWDVSDLLLSGFGGVAGKIESKPAKHFRTALGQVVNFFYTLQGEAAGAQAFSNFDTYLAPFIRYDNLSQKDVEQALQEFFFNMNVPTRVGFQTPFTNLTLDLTVPEFMKDEAVLYNGKVTGDTYGSMTKEMEMFNLAFAEVMQQGDSKGRVFTFPIPTYNITKDFNWDSPVSQAIFEVTAKYGVPYFSNFVNSDMKPEDVRSMCCRLRIDNRELRKRGGGFFGANPLTGSIGVVTLNIPRIGYLSKNEDEFFERLGTLMDIAKSSLEIKRKVLETFTENGLYPYSRRYLRHVKEGYGKYWKNHFSTIGIVGVNEAILNLLGQNIASRDGQAFAVKILTFMRNRLADYQEETGSIYNLEATPAEGTSYRLARIDKKRYRDIIFANQKRVVSEHAEPFYTNSSQLPVDFAGDLFEALEHQETLQSLYTGGTVFHIFLGERLHSWKSAAELIKKVSWNSRLPYFTLTPTFSICPNHGYTSGEHKTCPVCGANCEVYSRVVGYLRPVDQWNDGKQAEFAMRKTFDKSAVVASAPIIV
- a CDS encoding 2-oxoacid:ferredoxin oxidoreductase subunit beta, whose amino-acid sequence is MERKPSDYKTDVYVDWCPGCGDYGILSALQMALAELNLEPHNVVVVSGIGNSGKTPHFVKANGVHTLHGRLLPFAMGIKVANPNLEVIGVGGDGDGLGIGAGHFVSAGRRNIDMTYIIYNNGVYGLTKGQASPTLKLGMKTKSLPKPNINQGLNAISLAITAGYTFVARSYAFDVMHLKDTIKQAIQHKGLAFIDCLQPCPVYNDINTKAWYAGEDRPDPTTSKPQSRLYKLQEAGFDPLVKDESEVFKKKVAGMEKAQEWGDKIPIGVFYQNPLEPTFQDRFTQRIPFYVENPPAKQQLKDENGTSTVDLSEFMDDLKTS
- a CDS encoding anaerobic ribonucleoside-triphosphate reductase activating protein, with the translated sequence MKFSGLQKTSLVDYPDKVASVLFTPGCNLRCPFCHNWRIAVDPQPPFLQEAAALKILEERKKYVDAVVVTGGEPCMHKELPKFLAKLKERGFMVKLDTNGFFPDILEECLANVDYVAMDVKTCREKYKLLGASDTTGLMRSMEILKMGKVPYEFRTTVVPTLVTAQDANSIGEMVKGSKIHALQQFVPQDTLDKGFETLKPYAPETITQFAQIIGKYTEHTILRI
- a CDS encoding cupin domain-containing protein; amino-acid sequence: MEPKIVKAKSLNEHFTPERCFIAENYSTKKVSVARARVKAGVTTVAHHLRDVDEIYLVTSGKGKVIVGNLPSADVEAGDVIVIPAGTSQKITNTGRTDLVFYCICTPRFTEDCYCDEEAEKL